A genome region from Labilibaculum antarcticum includes the following:
- a CDS encoding RNA polymerase sigma factor, translating into MTQEEFKLLFDNHFDSIRNYIYYRSRDEELATDIAQDSFMKLWEKNLDFDEKPLRSLLYKIAGDLFISKYRREKVAQKYLVKLEPAVDNHTPEDQLAYKELKTKYETALEELSEKQRTVFLMSRMEGLKYQEIADRLELSVKAVEKRMSYALSYLRNALGR; encoded by the coding sequence TTGACACAGGAAGAATTTAAACTATTGTTTGACAACCATTTCGATTCAATCAGGAACTATATTTACTATCGTTCCCGTGATGAAGAACTGGCCACTGATATTGCACAAGATAGTTTCATGAAATTGTGGGAGAAAAATTTAGATTTCGACGAGAAACCTTTACGATCATTACTCTACAAAATTGCAGGCGATCTTTTTATCAGCAAATACAGAAGAGAAAAAGTAGCCCAAAAATACTTAGTGAAATTAGAACCTGCTGTTGACAATCACACACCTGAAGATCAACTAGCTTACAAAGAACTAAAAACAAAATATGAAACGGCCCTGGAAGAACTCTCAGAAAAACAAAGAACTGTTTTTTTAATGAGCAGAATGGAAGGCTTAAAATACCAGGAAATTGCCGATCGATTAGAACTCAGCGTAAAAGCTGTTGAAAAAAGAATGTCATACGCACTTTCATATTTAAGAAATGCATTAGGAAGATAA
- a CDS encoding FecR family protein, with amino-acid sequence MNNNNQHNDLNPDMDFLNSLPKIEVTYSKSKEDVWKELSKKTSAPTAPTKVVRLQWVKYAAAACILILLGFTGFINLYTKTIHCPKGEHVSINLPDQSIVDLNANSSISYKPYWWKFSRKVKFEGEAFFKITKGSKFEISSNYGKTCVLGTSFNIYARGNQYKVTCYTGKVKVVSTLTSDKILLLPNDHAFVTKNGKIELKKCENTEDKISWRNNLFLFTKTPLPLVFEEIELQYNINIVEKGKFDLIYTGKFHKEKSVEMTLHTVCMPLGLKFVKGPNNNYIITPNAQ; translated from the coding sequence ATGAACAACAACAACCAACATAACGACCTCAACCCGGATATGGATTTTCTAAATTCACTTCCGAAAATCGAAGTCACTTATTCAAAATCCAAAGAGGATGTATGGAAAGAGCTTTCGAAGAAAACCTCTGCTCCAACTGCTCCTACTAAAGTGGTGAGATTGCAATGGGTAAAATATGCAGCAGCTGCCTGCATTCTAATTCTGTTGGGATTCACTGGTTTTATAAATCTTTACACAAAAACTATTCATTGTCCAAAAGGGGAACATGTAAGCATCAACTTACCTGATCAATCAATAGTTGATTTAAACGCAAACTCAAGCATATCTTATAAACCATACTGGTGGAAATTTTCGAGAAAAGTGAAATTTGAAGGAGAAGCATTCTTTAAAATTACAAAAGGGAGCAAATTCGAAATAAGCTCGAACTACGGCAAGACCTGTGTTTTAGGGACTAGTTTTAATATTTATGCAAGAGGAAATCAGTACAAGGTAACCTGTTACACCGGTAAAGTGAAGGTTGTTTCGACCCTAACTTCAGACAAAATTCTTTTACTGCCTAACGATCATGCTTTTGTTACCAAGAATGGAAAAATAGAGCTCAAGAAATGTGAAAATACTGAGGACAAAATATCTTGGCGTAATAATTTATTTCTGTTTACTAAAACACCTTTACCACTTGTTTTTGAGGAAATTGAACTACAATACAATATTAATATTGTAGAAAAGGGTAAATTTGATTTAATTTATACTGGGAAGTTTCATAAAGAGAAATCTGTAGAGATGACATTGCATACTGTTTGCATGCCACTCGGATTAAAATTTGTAAAAGGTCCCAATAACAATTACATCATAACCCCTAATGCCCAATAA